In the Ignavibacteriales bacterium genome, TGAAAGATGTTGGTATTAAGAAAAGAAGTAAGATGATTGTACCTGCTGTTACATGAAAATTTAAAATGTAACTTAATCCTCCGGCCAAAAGCATAAGTCCGGCGCCCATTACTGCAATGTTAGCCATTGGAACTTTTTTACTTGCAGCATAACCGGTCAACATTTTCAAGTTTATGAAATGATTAATACCGTTATAGACAAAATAACCTCCGAACAATATTCTGCCTAAAATGTTTACATATTCCATTTCATTGCCTCCTTTTAATGATTGTTATTTATTTTTT is a window encoding:
- a CDS encoding DoxX family protein, with the translated sequence MEYVNILGRILFGGYFVYNGINHFINLKMLTGYAASKKVPMANIAVMGAGLMLLAGGLSYILNFHVTAGTIILLLFLIPTSFMMHNFWAVQDIQQKMGDTVNFTKNLALIGALLLFLSIRYAFGFAL